The following coding sequences are from one Microtus ochrogaster isolate Prairie Vole_2 chromosome 14 unlocalized genomic scaffold, MicOch1.0 chr14_random_1, whole genome shotgun sequence window:
- the B2m gene encoding beta-2-microglobulin, translated as MARSVVVGFLILGSLACLDAIQRTPQVQVYTRHPVENGKENYLNCYVSQFHPPQIEIELLKNGVKMDKVELSDLSFSKDWSFYLLAHSEFIPNGKDKYACRVSHITLKEPKVVNWDPDM; from the exons ATGGCTCGCTCTGTGGTCGTGGGCTTTCTGATACTTGGCTCCCTAGCCTGCTTGGATGCCATCCAGC GTACCCCACAAGTACAAGTGTACACACGGCACCCGGTAGAGAACGGGAAAGAAAACTACCTGAACTGCTACGTGTCGCAGTTTCACCCGCCCCAGATTGAAATTGAGCTACTGAAGAACGGGGTGAAGATGGACAAGGTCGAGCTGTCAGATCTGTCCTTCAGCAAGGACTGGTCTTTCTATCTCCTGGCTCACTCTGAGTTCATACCCAATGGGAAGGACAAATATGCCTGCAGAGTTTCACATATCACTCTGAAGGAACCCAAGGTGGTCAACTGGG aTCCAGACATGTAA